In Nonlabens agnitus, the DNA window AAGCAATTGAGAAACCTTGCAAAAACCTATGAGGCAGAGCTTGTAAACATGGATAAAGCTTTACAGACGAAGTCCCAAGAAGCACAGCAAAAAGCTCCAACACGTACTGATGAGGAGAACCAGCGTATCTTGGAGCAAATCCAGGCAGACCGCAAGACTATCGAAGAGTTTTATACCAATTCTCAAAAGTCTCTTTCTCAAAAAAGAACGGATCTATTAAAGCCAGTTTATGAAGAGGCAAGACAAGCGATCTTTAAAGTAGCTAGAGCAAAAGGTTTTGACT includes these proteins:
- a CDS encoding OmpH family outer membrane protein, whose protein sequence is MKQVRNLIAIAAFVVAGTFTATAQTAASKVCHIASQELVEIMPKAKAAEKQLRNLAKTYEAELVNMDKALQTKSQEAQQKAPTRTDEENQRILEQIQADRKTIEEFYTNSQKSLSQKRTDLLKPVYEEARQAIFKVARAKGFDYVLDSTTGTGVIMADGYDLMPDVKKALGIQ